TGCGAGGTCTGTAAGCTTCTTGTGCGCAGTAGACTTGGCCATTTCGAGACTGTCTGATAGCTCCGTCGGGCCCACGGGGTCCCCATCTTCTCCCATGCCTCGACAACGCTGCATAGAACTCGCCTGGCAGCCTCGTCTAGTACCTCGCCCCGGAGCGTGTCGGCCCCCACATGGGCTAGTATCGAGCTATCCTCCATCTCGACTCGGAGGCATATCCTCTCCTGCTCAGCGGGATCCAGCGCTAGCAGCGCAACAGTGGCCGCAATGACTAGGAGGCGGGGCCGCCAGTCAAGCTCAATACTATGCAGCTACTGGTCTCCCCGAGGGCGCTCCGAAGGATCTTCTTCACCTCCCTTACCAGGCTGGCGAACTCCAGGTCGCCCGCGCGGTCTCCACCGATTATCCCGGCTGCGTCTAGGCCTACGAGGCTCGAGCTGGCCCCGGTGGAGACTGCTAGCTGGCTAACACTGTTGTAGGCCTTCTCGACCCGGCTCCACGCGTCACTGCTAACCCTTAAGCCGACAACGATAATCTTCTTGGGCCGGTGGTCTAGTACGGCGCGTATAACAAACTTCTCGTCGAACCCCATTGTGGCTATGAGAGTGGGGCACTCCTGGGACATCCCCAGGCATGAAAGTGTCCTCCTCCGGAGGACAAGCCGCAACACCTTACAGCCTATCTGAGGAGGTTCGGTATAAATCTTACCGGTACACTAGGACGTGAACTAGCCCATCTGTCCGGGTGCTAGGAGGCCCCAACGCTTTGAACGCCGCCGCGGAGACTGGCCGCCCATACGTATGGCTCTATCAGCGGGAGAACATGGCGCAGCCATGAGCTAGCCTTAGCGCCGTGGACTAGCAGTGGAAGGTACGGATCCCGTGTCCTACGATCCAGCCCTGTAGCTGGACCATCGCGGTGCTCTGCTTGGGGTGTAGCTGCGTCTATAGGGGTGTAGCCCGCCCCGTAACCCCAGTGAGGCGAAGGGGTGTCCTCCCGAGGGGGCGTGTGGTGGCGCGAGGGTGCCCGCTGGCGGCCGTGTGAAGGGTGCTGAGGCTACCAGGCTCTACCGGGAGATAATGCAGCCCATATACTGGTGCGATGACTGTAGAATGGTTGTGATAGGCTCCTGCTCCTGGTGTAGTAGGGATGGTTTGAGGAGGCTGAGGCTCTCCCAGCCCGGCGATATAAGGCCAGCCCACGAGCACGACGTGGCTGTCATCCGGGAGGCTTTGGAGTATAGTGTCGGGCGTAGGGCCGCCCAGAGGCTGCTACCCGGCGGCATGGTCTTCCTAAATAAGGTCCAGGCTATCGATGCGGCGGACGAGGTTGTAGCAGGGGGCCTGGTTATAGGTACAAGGATATACGACGTGTACCGGCGGCGGTGGCTCTTCAAGCCAGACCGCGAGGGAGCCGTGCTTGTTGTCGAGGAGAAGCTCGGCCACTATGCTGTCCTGCGCCGCAAGCCCCGGGAGGGCGAGATAGTCGAGAAGAACGAGCTCCTGGAGGCCGACCTGCCCGGAGAGCCAGGGCTCTACGTGGCTTTCTCGGCTCCTGGAGGGGTCTACGGTGTTGCTAAGACGCTGGAGCGTGGAGGGCTACGCGTGCTGAAGACCTGGGTTCAGAGGCGCCGTGTCGAGAAACCCGTGCCAGCCGGGGACCGGTCGAGGCTCCT
This DNA window, taken from Hyperthermus butylicus DSM 5456, encodes the following:
- a CDS encoding helix-turn-helix domain-containing protein; translated protein: MQRCRGMGEDGDPVGPTELSDSLEMAKSTAHKKLTDLAEKGLVQRLDSQGARGKYKPTPRGIIAC